The following proteins are encoded in a genomic region of Paenibacillus sp. FSL H3-0469:
- a CDS encoding DUF5643 domain-containing protein, translated as MYTISLNTMKKAIIATAVTAVLGGTVVGGGFTVAVAAAADVNKDTKAGSVFAISDNATLKAIVQKKLAAAPNQAVTQEGVTLTLTDLIYDSNELVAGIRQEGGTVDKYGSFMDPSRTVDVLVNGKKLLYDTSISTNSEDTDTALIRLTKGAMKQQIPDKFDLTLKAYANGVKEPFIFKVQVNKLGTLLTVKPGVSKKNSTFSYTVTSFQMTPLTMSLQVSFKGEVPAAAKSKGNPERMLYDLVDEKGNVSSPWGKPFEKVKTSGTEEQNYGAFPAVPKTISVKPFTYAKDASGKMFKDKQGQWAKTYYKDLETKITVK; from the coding sequence ATGTACACGATCAGCTTAAATACCATGAAGAAAGCAATTATAGCAACAGCAGTAACCGCTGTACTCGGAGGAACAGTTGTCGGCGGGGGATTCACTGTAGCCGTAGCGGCGGCAGCCGATGTCAACAAGGATACTAAGGCTGGCAGCGTATTCGCGATCAGCGATAACGCCACTCTGAAGGCGATTGTTCAGAAAAAGCTTGCTGCCGCCCCGAATCAGGCCGTGACCCAGGAGGGGGTAACCCTGACACTAACCGATCTGATCTATGACAGTAATGAGCTTGTCGCAGGCATCCGGCAGGAGGGAGGGACGGTAGACAAGTATGGTTCCTTCATGGACCCATCCAGAACTGTGGATGTATTGGTCAATGGGAAAAAGCTGCTGTACGATACGTCCATCTCCACAAATTCCGAAGATACGGACACGGCGTTGATCCGGCTAACTAAAGGAGCTATGAAGCAGCAAATCCCGGATAAGTTCGACCTTACGCTGAAGGCATACGCCAACGGGGTGAAGGAGCCATTTATATTTAAAGTTCAAGTGAACAAGCTGGGGACCCTGTTAACCGTGAAGCCGGGCGTTTCCAAAAAGAACAGCACATTCAGCTACACAGTGACATCCTTCCAGATGACCCCGTTGACAATGTCTCTGCAGGTGAGCTTCAAGGGGGAAGTTCCGGCAGCGGCCAAGTCCAAGGGGAACCCGGAAAGAATGTTATATGACCTTGTGGATGAGAAGGGAAATGTGAGCTCGCCGTGGGGCAAGCCGTTTGAGAAGGTTAAGACAAGCGGTACCGAGGAGCAGAACTACGGCGCTTTTCCGGCCGTCCCGAAGACCATTAGTGTTAAGCCGTTTACGTATGCCAAGGATGCCAGCGGGAAAATGTTCAAGGACAAACAGGGCCAATGGGCTAAAACCTATTATAAAGATCTGGAAACCAAAATTACGGTTAAATAA
- a CDS encoding ABC transporter permease subunit: MANPAPQAMNTKPATPPQGRFGRLLHNIVRYRVLLLMLLPTSIIFFINCYIPMFGLFIAFKNINYIDGIMGSPWAGLDNFRFLFATSDALRVTINTVGYNVVFIISGLILSVSLAIAINEVRNKLASKFFQTVMIMPNFLSMVVVSFIVYAFLHPEYGFLVKHILPMFGYSSVNAYMHPNAWPYILWITKMWHSIGIGSVIYLAAITGISEELYEAAVMDGASKWQQITKITLPLLTPIMVILTILNMGGIFRSDFGLFYHVTLDSGALRSTTDVIDTYVYRGLIQLNDLGMSSAANFYQSVVGFFLVIGANALARKLNRDTALF; encoded by the coding sequence ATGGCAAATCCCGCACCACAAGCTATGAACACCAAGCCAGCGACACCGCCCCAGGGCCGTTTCGGCCGTCTGCTGCACAATATCGTGCGATACCGGGTGCTGCTGCTGATGCTGCTGCCCACGTCGATTATCTTTTTCATCAACTGCTATATTCCGATGTTCGGATTATTCATTGCCTTCAAGAACATCAACTACATTGATGGCATTATGGGCAGTCCCTGGGCCGGGCTGGATAACTTCCGGTTCCTCTTCGCCACCTCTGACGCCCTGCGCGTGACGATCAACACCGTGGGGTACAATGTGGTCTTCATTATCTCAGGCCTAATTCTCTCCGTCTCGCTGGCGATTGCGATCAATGAGGTGCGTAACAAGCTGGCTTCGAAGTTCTTCCAGACCGTGATGATTATGCCGAACTTCCTGTCCATGGTCGTGGTCAGCTTCATCGTCTATGCCTTCCTGCACCCGGAGTATGGCTTCCTGGTCAAGCATATTCTGCCGATGTTCGGCTACTCCTCGGTGAACGCTTATATGCATCCTAACGCATGGCCTTACATTCTGTGGATCACCAAAATGTGGCACTCCATCGGGATCGGCAGCGTCATCTATCTTGCAGCGATCACCGGCATCAGCGAAGAGCTGTACGAGGCTGCGGTGATGGACGGGGCCAGCAAATGGCAGCAGATCACCAAGATTACCCTGCCGCTGCTTACGCCGATCATGGTCATTCTCACGATTCTTAATATGGGCGGTATCTTCCGCTCTGACTTCGGGCTGTTCTACCATGTGACCCTGGACTCCGGTGCGCTGCGCTCGACTACGGACGTCATCGACACCTATGTCTACCGGGGCCTGATCCAGCTCAATGACCTGGGGATGTCCTCTGCGGCGAACTTCTATCAATCGGTCGTCGGCTTCTTCCTGGTCATCGGCGCGAATGCACTGGCCCGTAAGCTGAACCGCGATACGGCTCTTTTCTAG
- a CDS encoding carbohydrate ABC transporter permease produces the protein MTTASRSNPYTKGSTTAQIILNVFFIAFSLACILPIVLIVAISLTNEKALTLQGYKFWPDHIDASAYQYLFKHSETLVKAYGVSLTVTLIGTVLAVLLIALYAYPLYRKDFPFKKTFNFYLLITMLFSGGLVPFYLLYVNYLDLKDSLVALILPGLSNAFYIFITRTFFQQTIPEEMIESGKLDGASEWRIFFQLVLPISLPVLATIGLFTTLMYWNDWFNSMLFINDTNKFSLQYVMIQMIRQAEFFKTQLAGTGVALMVQESVPTESLRMAMVVLSIGPILFIYPFFQKYFTKGLTIGAIKG, from the coding sequence ATGACTACTGCATCCCGAAGCAACCCTTATACCAAAGGCTCTACCACCGCCCAGATTATTCTGAATGTGTTCTTCATCGCCTTCAGCCTGGCGTGTATCCTGCCGATCGTGCTCATTGTCGCTATCTCCTTAACCAACGAGAAGGCCTTGACGCTCCAGGGTTACAAGTTCTGGCCCGATCATATCGATGCGTCCGCGTACCAATATTTGTTCAAGCATTCGGAGACACTGGTTAAGGCGTATGGTGTCAGCTTGACCGTTACCCTTATCGGAACTGTTCTGGCCGTGCTGCTGATTGCACTGTATGCGTATCCGCTCTACCGGAAGGATTTCCCTTTTAAAAAGACATTCAACTTCTATCTGCTGATCACGATGCTGTTCTCGGGCGGACTGGTTCCCTTCTATCTGCTGTACGTGAATTATCTCGATCTGAAGGACTCGCTGGTCGCTCTGATCCTGCCCGGCTTGTCCAATGCCTTCTATATCTTCATCACCCGTACCTTCTTCCAGCAGACCATCCCGGAGGAGATGATTGAATCCGGCAAGCTCGACGGAGCTTCGGAATGGCGGATCTTCTTCCAGCTCGTGCTGCCGATCTCCCTGCCTGTACTGGCGACCATCGGACTGTTCACTACGCTGATGTACTGGAATGACTGGTTCAACTCCATGCTGTTCATTAATGACACCAATAAGTTCTCGCTGCAGTACGTCATGATCCAGATGATCCGCCAGGCCGAATTCTTCAAAACCCAGCTTGCCGGCACCGGTGTCGCCCTGATGGTACAGGAATCCGTTCCAACCGAAAGTCTGCGCATGGCCATGGTTGTGCTGTCGATTGGTCCCATTCTGTTCATCTATCCGTTCTTCCAGAAGTACTTTACCAAAGGCCTCACGATTGGGGCGATCAAAGGTTAA